Proteins from a genomic interval of Scomber scombrus chromosome 11, fScoSco1.1, whole genome shotgun sequence:
- the LOC133990280 gene encoding myosin-7-like isoform X1 codes for MGDALMAEFGPAASFLRKSDKERLEAQTRQFDMKRECFVPDAEVEYVKATISSRDGDKVTAETEFGKTVTVKECDVNPQNPPKFDKIEDMAMFTFLHEPAVLFNLKERYAAWMIYTYSGLFCVTVNPYKWLPVYNQEVVNAYRGKKRSEAPPHIFSISDNAYQYMLSDRENQSVLITGESGAGKTVNTKRVIQYFASIAAVGGKKDAAAEKKGTLEDQIIQCNPALEAFGNAKTIRNDNSSRFGKFIRIHFDNRGKLASADIETYLLEKSRVTYQLKAERDYHIFYQVLSQQKPELLEMLLITNNPYDYAFISQGETQVTSINDCDELVATDEAFDVLGFTQEEKNSIYKAVGAVMHYGNMKFKQKQREEQAEADSTEDADKVAYLLGLNSADLIKALCHPRVKVGNEWVTKGQSVDQVYYAISALSKSIYEKMFLWMVVRINQQLDTKQPRQYFIGVLDIAGFEIFDFNTFEQLCINFTNEKLQQFFNHHMFVLEQEEYKKEGIEWVFIDFGMDLQACIDLIEKPMGIMSILEEECMFPKASDTTFKSKLYDNHLGKSNNFQKPRIVKGRPEAHFSLVHYAGTVDYNICNWLVKNKDPLNETVVGLFQKSTLKLLSNLFMGYAGADSAPEAGGGKKKKGSSFQTVSALHRENLHKLMTNLRSTHPHFVRCIIPNESKTPGAMENPLVMHQLRCNGVLEGIRICRKGFPNRILYGDFKQRYRILNPNAIPEGQFIDNKKAAEKLLGSLDIDHEQYRLGHTKVFFKAGLLGTLEEMRDDRLSLIITGIQARSRGILARIEFQKIVERRDALLVIQWNVRAFMGVKNWPWMKMFFKIKPLLKSAETEKEMANMKEEFLKLKEAYAKSEARRKELEEKMVSILQEKNDLQLQVQTEQDNLCDAEERCEGLIKNKIQQEAKLKELTERLEDEEEMNSELTAKKRKLEDECSELKKDIDDLELTLAKVEKEKHATENKVKNLTEEMAALEEMIAKLTKEKKALQEAHQQTLDDLQSEEDKVNTLTKAKTKLEQQVDDLEGSLEQEKKVRMDLERAKRKLEGDLKLAQESIMDLENDKQQLEERLKKKDFEMSQINGKLEDEQAVNSQLQKKLKELQARIEELEEELEAERAARAKVEKQRADLSRELEEISERLEEAGGATAAQIEMNKKREAEFQKLRRDLEEATLQHEATAATLRKKQADSVADLGEQIDNLQRVKQKLEKEKSELRLELDDVVSNMEQIVKSKNNLEKMCRTLEDQMNEYKTKSEEGQRTINDFNMQRAKLQTENGELARQLEEKDSLVSQLTRGKQSYTQQLEDLKRQLEEEVKAKNALAHAVQSSRHDCELLREQYEEEQEAKAELQRGMSKANSEVAQWRTKYETDAIQRTEELEDAKKKLAQRLQDAEEAVEAVNAKCSSLEKTKHRLQNEIEDLMVDVERSNAAAAALDKKQRNFDKVLSEWKQKYEESQTELESSQKEARSLSTELFKLKNSYEESIEHLETLKRENKNLQEEISDLTEQIGEGGKSIHELEKIRKQLEQEKSDIQTALEEAEATLEHEEGKILRAQLEFNQVKADIERKLTEKDEEMEQAKRNQQRVVDTLQSSLESETRSRNEALRLKKKMEGDLNEMEIQLSQANRQAAEAQKQLKSIHTHLKDSQLHLDDSLRANDDLKENIAIVERRNNLLQAEVEELRSGLEQTERGRKLAEQELLDVSERVQLLHSQNTSLLNQKKKLESDAAQFQTEVEEALQECRNAEEKAKKAITDAAMMAEELKKEQDTSAHLERMKKNMEQTIKDLQHRLDEAEQIAMKGGKKQVQKLETRIRELETEVENEQRKSSDAVKGVRKYERRIKELTYQTEEDRKNLARLQDLVDKLQLKVKSYKRTSEEAEEQSNSNLTKFRKLQHELDEAEERADIAESQVNKMRTKSRDVGSKKGHNEE; via the exons ATGGGTGACGCTCTTATGGCAGAGTTTGGGCCTGCTGCCTCTTTTCTAAGAAAGTCAGACAAGGAGCGTCTAGAAGCCCAAACTCGTCAATTTGACATGAAGAGGGAGTGCTTTGTTCCTGATGCTGAGGTTGAATACGTCAAAGCAACCATCAGTAGTCGTGATGGTGACAAAGTCACTGCAGAGACTGAGTTTGGAAAG ACTGTCACAGTGAAGGAGTGCGATGTAAACCCTCAGAACCCGCCAAAGTTTGATAAAATTGAAGACATGGCGATGTTCACCTTCCTCCATGAGCCAGCTGTGCTATTTAACCTCAAAGAGCGTTACGCAGCATGGATGATCTAC ACCTACTCTGGGCTCTTCTGTGTGACTGTTAACCCCTACAAGTGGCTTCCAGTCTATAACCAAGAGGTGGTTAATGcctacagaggaaagaagaggagtgaAGCTCCTCCTCACatcttctccatctctgacaATGCCTACCAATACATGTTGTCAG ACAGAGAAAACCAGTCAGTCCTTATCAC CGGAGAATCTGGCGCTGGAAAGACTGTCAACACAAAGCGTGTCATTCAGTACTTTGCCAGCATTGCTGCTGTAGGTGGAAAGAAAGATGCAGCTGCTGAAAAGAAG ggCACCCTGGAGGATCAAATCATTCAGTGTAACCCTGCTCTGGAGGCCTTTGGTAATGCCAAGACCATCAGGAATGACAACTCTTCCAGAttt GGTAAATTCATCAGAATTCATTTTGACAACCGAGGAAAGCTGGCCTCTGCTGATATTGAGACTT ACCTTCTGGAAAAGTCCCGTGTGACTTACCAGCTCAAAGCTGAGAGAGACTACCACATTTTCTACCAGGTCTTGTCACAGCAAAAGCCTGAACTTCTGG AAATGTTGCTTATTACCAACAACCCCTACGACTACGCTTTCATCTCTCAAGGAGAGACACAAGTAACCTCCATCAATGATTGTGATGAGCTGGTGGCCACTGAT GAAGCCTTTGATGTGCTGGGCTTCACTCAGGAAGAGAAGAACAGTATTTACAAGGCGGTTGGTGCCGTCATGCATTATGGTAACATGAAGTTTAAGCAGAAGCAGCGAGAGGAGCAGGCAGAGGCTGATAGCACTGAAG ATGCTGACAAAGTAGCTTATCTGTTGGGCCTAAACTCTGCTGACCTCATCAAAGCTCTCTGTCATCCAAGAGTCAAAGTAGGAAATGAGTGGGTCACCAAGGGACAAAGTGTTGATCAG GTCTACTATGCTATTAGTGCACTGTCTAAGTCAATTTATGAGAAGATGTTTCTGTGGATGGTAGTCCGTATCAACCAACAGCTGGACACCAAGCAGCCTCGCCAGTACTTCATTGGTGTACTGGACATTGCTGGATTTGAGATCTTTGAT TTCAACACCTTTGAGCAGCTGTGCATCAACTTCACCAATGAAAAACTGCAACAGTTTTTCAACCATCACATGTTTGTGCTGGAGCAGGAAGAGTACAAGAAAGAGGGCATTGAATGGGTTTTCATCGATTTTGGTATGGACTTGCAAGCCTGTATTGACCTGATTGAAAAG CCCATGGGTATTATGTCCATCCTTGAAGAGGAGTGCATGTTTCCCAAAGCCAGTGATACCACCTTTAAATCTAAACTCTATGACAACCACCTGGGAAAATCCAACAACTTCCAGAAGCCTAGAATTGTGAAAGGGAGACCAGAGGCTCATTTCTCCCTGGTCCACTACGCTGGAACTGTTGACTATAATATCTGCAACTGGCTGGTGAAGAACAAGGATCCTCTGAATGAGACTGTTGTTGGTCTTTTCCAGAAGTCTACTCTCAAGCTTTTATCCAACCTTTTTATGGGGTATGCTGGAGCTGACTCAG CTCCGGAAGCTGGtggtggaaagaaaaagaaaggctCCTCCTTCCAAACTGTATCAGCTTTGCACAGG GAGAACCTGCACAAGCTGATGACCAACTTGAGGTCCACTCACCCCCACTTTGTACGCTGCATCATCCCCAATGAGTCCAAGACTCCTGGGGCCATGGAGAACCCTCTGGTCATGCACCAGCTGCGCTGTAATGGTGTGCTGGAGGGCATCAGGATTTGCAGAAAGGGCTTCCCCAACAGGATCCTGTATGGAGATTTCAAACAGAG ATACCGTATTTTGAATCCTAATGCCATTCCTGAGGGACAGTTCATCGACAACAAGAAGGCTGCCGAGAAACTGTTGGGTTCTCTAGACATTGACCATGAGCAGTACAGACTGGGGCACACAAAG GTGTTCTTCAAAGCTGGACTGCTGGGTACGCTAGAAGAGATGCGAGATGACCGATTATCTCTAATCATCACTGGCATCCAAGCTCGGTCACGAGGCATTCTGGCGAGAATTGAATTTCAGAAGATTGTTGAACGCAG GGATGCACTACTTGTTATCCAGTGGAACGTCCGTGCCTTCATGGGGGTCAAGAATTGGCCCTGGATGAAGATGTTCTTCAAGATCAAACCTCTGCTGAAGTCAGCAGAGACTGAGAAGGAGATGGCCAACATGAAAGAAGAATTCCTGAAGTTGAAAGAAGCTTATGCAAAGTCTGAAGCTCGTAGGAAGGAACTAGAGGAGAAAATGGTCTCTATTCTCCAAGAAAAGAATGACCTGCAGCTCCAAGTTCAAACT GAGCAAGATAATTTGTGTGATGCTGAAGAAAGATGCGAGGGTCTGATCAAGAACAAGATTCAGCAGGAGGCAAAACTCAAAGAGCTGACAGAAAGactggaggatgaggaggagatgaaTTCAGAACTCACTGCTAAGAAGAGGAAGTTGGAGGACGAGTGCTCTGAGCTCAAGAAAGATATCGATGACTTAGAGTTAACCCTGGCTAAAGTGGAAAAAGAGAAGCATGCCACCGAAAACAAG GTAAAAAACCTGACTGAGGAAATGGCTGCTTTGGAGGAAATGATTGCCAAGTTGACCAAGGAAAAGAAAGCCTTACAGGAAGCTCATCAGCAAACGCTGGATGACCTGCAGAGTGAAGAAGACAAAGTCAACACTCTGACCAAAGCCAAGACTAAGCTGGAGCAACAAGTGGATGAT CTTGAAGGGTCCCTAGAGCAAGAGAAGAAAGTGCGTATGGACCTTGAGAGAGCAAAGCGAAAGCTTGAAGGAGACCTGAAGTTAGCTCAAGAGAGTATCATGGACCTTGAAAATGACAAGCAGCAACTTGAAGAGAGGCTgaaaaa GAAAGATTTTGAAATGAGCCAAATCAATGGCAAACTAGAGGATGAACAGGCGGTAAACTCCCAGCTCCAGAAAAAATTGAAGGAGTTGCAg GCCCGAATTGAAGAGCTGGAAGAAGAGCTTGAGGCAGAGCGAGCTGCCCGAGCCAAGGTGGAAAAGCAGAGAGCTGACTTGTCcagagagctggaggagatCAGCGAGAGGCTGGAGGAGGCTGGTGGAGCAACCGCTGCTCAGATTGAGATGAACAAGAAGAGGGAGGCTGAGTTCCAGAAACTCCGCAGAGACCTTGAAGAGGCCACTCTGCAGCATGAAGCCACTGCTGCTACCCTGAGGAAGAAACAAGCTGACAGTGTTGCTGACCTTGGGGAGCAGATTGACAACCTGCAGAGAGTCAAGCAGAaactggagaaggagaagagtgAGCTCAGGCTGGAACTGGATGATGTTGTTTCCAATATGGAACAGATTGTGAAGTCTAAG AATAATTTGGAGAAAATGTGCAGGACTCTGGAAGACCAGATGaatgaatacaaaacaaaatcagagGAAGGACAGCGTACCATTAATGACTTCAACATGCAGAGAGCAAAGCTTCAAACTGAGAATG gTGAACTTGCAAGGCAGCTTGAAGAAAAGGATTCCCTGGTGTCTCAACTCACCAGAGGAAAACAGTCCTATACTCAACAACTTGAGGACCTTAAAAGACAACTGGAGGAAGAAGTCAAG GCCAAGAATGCATTAGCTCATGCAGTGCAGTCTTCTCGTCATGACTGTGAACTGCTCAGGGAGCAAtatgaggaggagcaggaggccaAGGCTGAACTGCAGCGTGGCATGTCCAAGGCCAACTCTGAGGTGGCTCAGTGGAGAACTAAGTACGAAACTGATGCCATCCAGAGGACCGAAGAACTGGAAGATGCCAA AAAGAAGCTGGCTCAGCGTCTGCAGGATGCTGAGGAGGCGGTTGAAGCAGTGAATGCTAAATGTTCTTCTCTGGAGAAGACCAAACACAGACTGCAGAATGAGATTGAAGATCTCATGGTGGATGTAGAGAGGtctaatgctgctgctgctgctctagaCAAGAAGCAAAGAAACTTTGataag GTCTTGTCAGAATGGAAACAGAAGTATGAAGAGTCTCAAACAGAGCTGGAGAGCTCTCAGAAGGAAGCCAGGTCTTTGAGCACCGAGCTCTTCAAACTGAAGAACTCCTATGAGGAATCTATTGAGCATCTGGAGACCttgaagagagagaacaagaactTACAAG AGGAAATATCTGACCTCACTGAACAAATTGGTGAGGGTGGAAAGAGTATTCATGAGCTTGAGAAGATTCGAAAGCAGCTGGAACAAGAGAAGTCTGACATACAAACAGCTCTGGAAGAGGCAGAG GCTACTTTGGAAcacgaggaaggaaagattCTCAGAGCCCAGCTCGAGTTCAATCAGGTCAAGGCTGACATTGAGCGCAAGCTGACTgagaaagatgaagagatgGAGCAAGCAAAGAGAAACCAACAACGCGTTGTCGATACTCTTCAGAGCTCTCTTGAGTCCGAGACTCGCAGCAGGAATGAGGCCCTCcgtttgaaaaagaaaatggaggGAGACCTCAATGAGATGGAGATCCAGCTTAGCCAGGCCAACAGGCAGGCAGCTGAGGCCCAGAAACAACTTAAATCTATACATACACATCTGAAG GATTCCCAGCTCCACCTTGATGACTCTCTTCGAGCCAATGATGATCTGAAGGAAAACATTGCAATTGTTGAGAGACGCAACAATCTGCTTCAGGCTGAGGTGGAGGAACTCAGGTCTGGTCTTGAACAAACTGAGAGAGGTCGCAAACTTGCTGAGCAAGAGCTGCTGGATGTTAGTGAGAGGGTGCAGCTACTGCACTCACAG AACACAAGTTTGCTAAACCAAAAGAAGAAACTGGAGTCTGACGCAGCCCAGTTTCAGACAGAAGTAGAGGAGGCATTGCAGGAGTGCAGAAATGCTGAAGAGAAGGCCAAGAAGGCCATTACTGATGCTGCCATGATGgcagaggagctgaagaagGAACAAGACACCAGTGCTCACCTTGAGCGTATGAAGAAGAACATGGAGCAAACCATCAAAGACCTGCAGCACCGTCTGGATGAAGCTGAACAGATTGCCATGAAGGGAGGCAAGAAGCAAGTGCAGAAGCTTGAGACAAGA ATCAGAGAACTGGAAACTGAGGTAGAGAATGAACAAAGAAAGTCCAGTGATGCTGTCAAGGGTGTACGAAAATATGAGAGACGAATCAAAGAATTGACCTATCAA acagaagAGGATCGTAAGAATCTTGCCCGTCTGCAAGATCTGGTAGACAAGCTACAGCTCAAAGTCAAATCATACAAGAGAACTTCAGAGGAGGCT GAGGAACAGTCCAATAGTAATCTCACCAAGTTCCGTAAACTTCAACATGAGCTTGATGAAGCTGAAGAGAGAGCTGACATCGCTGAGTCTCAGGTCAACAAGATGCGCACAAAGAGCCGTGATGTGGGGTCAAAG AAAGGACACAATGAGGAGTGA